In a genomic window of Quercus lobata isolate SW786 chromosome 4, ValleyOak3.0 Primary Assembly, whole genome shotgun sequence:
- the LOC115986919 gene encoding putative disease resistance protein At3g14460 gives MAETMVVEAALSAIFHAVFERIASSGVVNYFMERKLNDESLQKLKMFLLSANAVLVDAEEKQITNPAVKEWLDELNDAIHDAEDLLDEIAYEDLQYNLRAKSQTGTSKVWNSITAFISFDEGIPSKLEKVLAKLKIIIEQIGVLHLKEVASGVPLSSSRPTTSCQEKYDVLGRDMDKEAIFELWQSDDASSDEICVVPIKGMGGIGKTTLARFIYNDSRVNERFDLKAWVCVSVNFDSFKIFKTILEEVRSANDFQNLNSLQIEIRKTLAGKKFFLVLDDVWNENYNEWDEFLKVFKCGAQEVKIIVTTRSERVASKLCTVPTDHCLKELSNDRSWDLFVQHAFGNGKFCADLEVIGKQIVKKCRGLPLAIKTVGGSLRSNQNPTHWKKILKSHIWDLPEAKTNILPALRLSYHYLSSHLKRCFAYCSIFPKDHEFEKEELILLWMAEGLLQQPKEDRSMEPEEIGDEYFNDLVSRSFFQQSNKSKSHFLMHDLINDLAKSISGEFCLRLENGEPNGVTKKTRHLSYYRANIDASKKFEIPFEAKGLRTFLGERWLSFLWCESKDIMKMIDHDLFQKFKCLRVLSFSGKNIRELPVSIGNLKHLRYLNIRNTRIKHLPNSLCNLYNLQTLILSPYITELPINMGKLINLRHLNNSESKMKKMPPQMGKMKNLIKLHIFVVGKHDGSSISELGELQHLSGKLTILNLENVHCINKDTMEVILKDKQDLSKLELKWEHGHGTDDSEEERNVLEQLCPHTKLNSLTIEHYEGTSFPNWLGDCSFSNMVSIVLRNCKYCFSLPPFGQLHALKELKIEGFDRLLGVGHEFYGNDSSTIKPFRSLKYLSFKNMREWQEWIIFEDEVFSCLQWLHINYCPKLSKNLPNQLPSLTKLEIRECKQLVASFPWAPALHELYFDGKIQLPSDRYYPSLESMIMIGGCDSLWSFPLQFFPKLKFIEIFNCKNLESLSASTGSHLDLTSLTYLKISRCPTFVSFLSGGICAQKLTEIEIFSCKKLKSLPEGMVTLLPSLSSLQLYNCPELDSFPKDGLPSNLKTLTIQYCEKLISCRKEWGLQALHSLRDFIIWSKCEELESFPEEALLPPTLTNFSISSFPNLKSLNGKGFQHLTSLQSLTIWSCDKLQCLPEQGLPTSLSVLQIFGCPLLNQQCEKEIGKDWLKIAHIPYIEID, from the coding sequence ATGGCTGAGACCATGGTGGTAGAAGCAGCTCTCTCTGCAATCTTTCACGCGGTATTTGAAAGAATAGCTTCTTCTGGCGTGGTCAACTATTTCATGGAAAGGAAACTCAATGATGAATCACTACAAAAGTTGAAGATGTTCCTGCTGTCTGCTAATGCGGTGCTCGTTGATGCGGAGGAGAAGCAAATTACAAACCCAGCTGTGAAAGAGTGGCTGGACGAGCTTAATGATGCTATTCATGATGCAGAAGACCTTCTCGATGAGATTGCCTATGAAGACTTGCAATATAATTTACGAGCAAAATCTCAAACCGGCACTAGCAAGGTATGGAATTCCATCACTGCTTTTATTTCATTTGACGAAGGGATACCATCTAAGCTAGAAAAGGTTCtggcaaaattaaaaattataatagaacAAATAGGTGTCCTCCATCTGAAAGAGGTTGCTAGTGGGGTACCATTATCATCATCACGACCAACAACTTCTTGCCAAGAAAAATATGATGTGTTGGGTAGAGATATGGATAAAGAAGCGATATTTGAGTTGTGGCAATCAGATGATGCAAGTAGCGATGAGATATGTGTTGTGCCCATAAAGGGTATGGGTGGTATTGGCAAAACAACTCTCGCTCGATTTATATATAATGATAGTAGAGTAAATGAGAGATTTGACCTCAAAGCATGGGTTTGCGTTTCGGTGAATTTTgatagttttaaaatatttaaaactattCTTGAGGAGGTCAGGTCCGCTAATGACTTTCAAAACTTGAATTCTTTGCAAATTGAAATTAGAAAGACTTTGGCAgggaagaaattttttcttgttttagatGATGTGTGGAATGAGAATTATAATGAGTGGGATGAGTTTCTTAAAGTCTTTAAATGTGGGGCACAAGAAGTAAAGATCATTGTTACCACACGGAGTGAAAGAGTTGCATCAAAATTATGCACAGTACCAACTGATCATTGTCTAAAAGAATTGTCAAATGACAGGAGTTGGGATTTATTTGTACAACATGCATTTGGAAATGGAAAGTTTTGTGCAGACCTAGAGGTAATTGGCAAACAAATTGTCAAAAAGTGTAGAGGCCTACCTTTAGCTATAAAAACAGTTGGGGGTTCATTGCgttcaaatcaaaacccaacacATTGGAAAAAGATTTTGAAGAGTCATATATGGGATTTACCAGAAGCTAAAACTAATATCCTCCCAGCTTTAAGGTTGAGCTATCATTACCTTTCATCGCATTTGAAGCGATGCTTTGCTTACTGCTCAATTTTCCCAAAAGATCATGAATTTGAAAAGGAAGAGTTGATCTTGTTATGGATGGCAGAAGGTTTATTGCAGCAACCCAAAGAAGATAGGAGTATGGAACCTGAAGAAATAGGTGATGAATACTTTAATGATCTAGTATCAAGGTCATTTTTCCAACAATCAAATAAGTCTAAATCACATTTCTTGATGCATGATCTTATTAATGACTTGGCAAAATCTATATCTGGGGAATTTTGTTTGAGGTTGGAGAATGGTGAGCCCAATGGAGTAACAAAAAAGACACGTCATTTGTCATATTATAGAGCTAACATTGATGCCTCTAAGAAATTTGAGATCCCTTTTGAGGCTAAAGGCTTGAGAACATTCTTAGGAGAAAGATGGTTATCATTTCTGTGGTGTGAATCTAAGGACATAATGAAGATGATAGATCATGATTTGTTTCAGAAATTTAAGTGCTTACGAGTGTTATCATTTTCTGGTAAAAACATAAGAGAGTTGCCAGTTTCTATTGGTAACTTGAAACATCTACGTTATTTAAACATTCGTAACACTAGAATCAAACACTTACCTAATTCTTTATGTAACTTGTATAATTTGCAAACCTTGATATTATCACCATACATTACTGAGTTGCCGATCAATATGGGTAAACTAATCAACTTGCGCCATTTGAATAACAGTGaaagcaaaatgaaaaagatgCCACCACAAATGGGTAAAATGAAGAATCTcataaaattacatatttttgtgGTGGGAAAACATGATGGGTCTAGCATTAGCGAGTTGGGAGAGCTCCAACACCTTTCGGGGAAATTGACTATATTGAACTTAGAAAATGTTCATTGCATTAATAAAGATACTATGGAGGTTATATTAAAGGATAAGCAAGATCTATCTAAGTTAGAGTTGAAATGGGAGCATGGTCATGGCACTGATGATTCAGAAGAGGAAAGAAATGTGCTTGAGCAGCTGTGTCCACATACAAAATTGAATTCTCTCACCATTGAACATTATGAGGGCACAAGCTTTCCAAATTGGTTAGGAGATTGTTCATTCTCTAATATGGTTTCCATAGTGCTAAGGAATTGCAAGTATTGCTTCTCCTTGCCTCCATTTGGACAACTACATGCCCTCAAGGAACTTAAAATTGAAGGTTTTGATAGATTATTAGGTGTGGGTCATGAGTTCTATGGGAATGATTCTTCTACAATTAAACCGTTCAGATCCCTTAAGTATTTAAGCTTTAAGAATATGCGAGAGTGGCAGGAATGGATTATATTTGAAGATGAAGTTTTCTCTTGTCTTCAGTGGCTTCACATAAATTATTGCCCCAAGCTAAGCAAGAATTTGCCCAATCAACTTCCCTCTTTGACCAAACTTGAAATTAGAGAATGTAAGCAACTTGTTGCTTCATTCCCTTGGGCTCCTGCTCTCCATGAATTGTACTTTGATGGGAAAATACAGTTGCCAAGTGATCGTTACTATCCATCACTTGAAAGTATGATCATGATTGGCGGCTGTGATTCACTTTGGTCATTTCCATTACAATTTTTCCCTAAACTCAAATTTATCGAAATTTTTAATTGTAAGAACCTTGAATCTCTTTCGGCATCAACAGGATCTCATCTGGATCTTACTTCTCTCACTTATTTAAAAATCTCTAGATGCCCAacttttgtatcttttcttagTGGAGGAATCTGTGCTCAAAAATTGACAGAGATTGAAATCTTTAGTTGCAAAAAGTTAAAGTCACTACCCGAAGGAATGGTCACCCTCCTCCCATCTCTTTCGTCTTTGCAATTGTACAACTGTCCAGAATTAGATTCATTTCCTAAGGATGGTTTGCCCTCCAATTTAAAAACACTTACGATCCAGTATTGTGAAAAACTCATTTCCTGTCGCAAGGAGTGGGGATTGCAAGCTCTTCACTCTCTGAGAGATTTCATAATTTGGAGTAAATGCGAAGAATTGGAGTCCTTTCCTGAGGAGGCGTTACTCCCTCCTACTCTTACCAATTTCAGCATCTCAAGTTTTCCAAATCTGAAATCACTAAATGGTAAGGGGTTTCAACACCTCACCTCTCTTCAAAGCTTGACGATTTGGTCCTGCGATAAACTCCAGTGCTTACCGGAACAAGGCCTGCCCACCTCTCTTTCTGTGCTACAAATCTTTGGTTGCCCTTTGTTGAATCAACAGTGTGAAAAAGAAATAGGGAAAGATTGGCTCAAGATTGCTCACATCCCCTATATAGAGATTGATTGA